The proteins below are encoded in one region of Phycicoccus sp. M110.8:
- a CDS encoding mycoredoxin, translated as MSTPKAPAPGSVTMFSTSWCGYCNRLKAQMGREGIPFTEVNIEEEPEAVAFVMDVNDGNQTVPTLLFPDGSAATNPSINEVKKRLAS; from the coding sequence ATGAGCACCCCCAAGGCCCCGGCCCCCGGTTCCGTGACGATGTTCAGCACCTCCTGGTGCGGCTACTGCAACCGCCTCAAGGCGCAGATGGGCCGCGAGGGCATCCCGTTCACCGAGGTGAACATCGAGGAGGAGCCCGAGGCCGTGGCCTTCGTCATGGACGTCAACGACGGCAACCAGACCGTCCCCACGCTCCTGTTCCCGGACGGCTCGGCGGCGACCAACCCGAGCATCAACGAGGTCAAGAAGCGCCTGGCCTCCTGA
- the nudC gene encoding NAD(+) diphosphatase, with the protein MGRPAETLENVTLAGSGLDRRAELRTDRHLLGRLLADPATRVLELRGDRVAADEGPDGARLRLRAPVAADAERLAVFLGADDQDVMHVGVVGDPLPAEDGATGNRSTTSGEAAGLVTLRHVAADLDDVEAGMFSTLLALANWHRAHGHCARCGAPTEPQQSGWVRRCTNEGSEHYPRTDVAVIMSVVDGQDRLLMAQGAGWGTGRYSVLAGFLEPGESLAQAVAREVREEVGLEVFDVEYLGDQPWPFPTSLMVGFTARAGSGALRLQESEIADARWFTRDEVRAGVADGSLAVSSRLSISRRLVEHWLGHEIDGVR; encoded by the coding sequence GTGGGCCGACCTGCTGAAACTCTTGAGAATGTCACCCTGGCCGGCTCCGGCCTCGACCGCAGGGCCGAGCTGCGCACCGACCGCCACCTACTGGGACGCCTGCTCGCCGACCCCGCCACGCGGGTGCTGGAGCTGCGGGGTGACCGCGTCGCGGCCGACGAGGGTCCCGACGGCGCACGGCTGCGCCTGAGGGCCCCGGTGGCCGCGGATGCCGAGCGCCTGGCGGTGTTCCTCGGCGCCGACGACCAGGACGTCATGCACGTGGGCGTCGTCGGCGACCCGCTCCCGGCCGAGGACGGGGCCACCGGCAACAGGTCCACGACGAGCGGCGAGGCGGCCGGCCTCGTGACGCTGCGCCACGTGGCTGCCGACCTCGACGACGTCGAGGCGGGCATGTTCTCCACGCTGCTCGCCCTCGCCAACTGGCACCGGGCCCACGGCCACTGCGCCCGGTGCGGGGCCCCGACCGAGCCCCAGCAGTCCGGGTGGGTGCGGCGGTGCACCAACGAGGGCAGCGAGCACTACCCGCGCACCGACGTCGCCGTCATCATGTCCGTCGTCGACGGGCAGGACCGGCTGCTGATGGCCCAGGGCGCCGGCTGGGGGACCGGGCGCTACTCGGTGCTGGCGGGCTTCCTCGAGCCGGGGGAGAGCCTGGCGCAGGCGGTGGCCCGCGAGGTGCGCGAGGAGGTGGGGCTCGAGGTCTTCGACGTCGAGTACCTCGGTGACCAGCCGTGGCCCTTCCCGACGTCGCTGATGGTGGGCTTCACCGCCCGCGCCGGCAGCGGCGCGCTGCGCCTGCAGGAGAGCGAGATCGCCGACGCCCGCTGGTTCACGCGCGACGAGGTGCGGGCCGGGGTGGCCGACGGCAGCCTCGCGGTCTCGTCCCGGCTGTCGATCTCGCGCCGGCTGGTCGAGCACTGGCTCGGCCACGAGATCGACGGCGTCCGCTGA
- a CDS encoding phosphotransferase: MDRSPLFLAALASAAVPGLDPASVEAVPGVPDQQYDVAFVQDTQHRRWVVRVPRNQAAAAQMESTFGLLALLARRLPFGVPTPKGFAALKEGGRAAIYPYLPGRPIDFSQLPPGPGLTAELGRAIAALHNVDHQLFDEAGLPAYDADTYRTRRLSELDRAAATGHVPTSLLSRWERQLEDVALWRFAPTPTHGDLTGDQVLVVFDDEDDASTGRVKAFTGWEDAKVADPADDFAALVSAASPASVDSLLEAYAHARVERPDPHLLERARLSGEMRVLSDLMGAVGAGDRLVVERCAAALRRLENRLHAEEESANDYRRTGLRPAHTTRPVLVPPELSDEDDDLEDDVDTMFGDRAGTRAGSTGAEQDGDAADREVDDITAAAPEGDDDAAARERDEDVETTAPGRAEPEAAARELDEDVETMFGDRSTAGGAGDAAAVEREQDEDVETMFGDRGAPGDDPDDADTAGADPDTEDQQSRDDAMVGQRPEGAGGPSDEFGIEDEPEPEPAGAEVPPPSSGGAEETAEIDVSPLRRPQPIEGDDPGPDFEPGYDPRA, translated from the coding sequence GTGGACCGCAGCCCCCTGTTCCTCGCTGCGCTCGCCAGCGCGGCCGTACCCGGCCTCGACCCCGCCAGCGTCGAGGCCGTGCCCGGCGTGCCCGACCAGCAGTACGACGTGGCGTTCGTGCAGGACACCCAGCACCGCCGCTGGGTGGTGCGGGTGCCGCGCAACCAGGCGGCCGCGGCGCAGATGGAGTCCACGTTCGGGCTGCTCGCCTTGCTGGCTCGCCGCCTCCCGTTCGGGGTGCCGACCCCCAAGGGCTTCGCCGCGCTCAAGGAGGGCGGCCGCGCCGCGATCTACCCCTACCTGCCGGGACGGCCGATCGACTTCTCCCAGCTGCCGCCGGGTCCCGGGCTCACGGCCGAGCTGGGCCGGGCGATCGCCGCGCTGCACAACGTCGACCACCAGCTGTTCGACGAGGCCGGGCTGCCGGCGTACGACGCGGACACCTACCGCACGCGCCGGCTGAGCGAGCTCGACCGGGCCGCCGCCACGGGCCACGTCCCCACCTCGCTGCTGTCCCGGTGGGAACGCCAGCTCGAGGACGTCGCACTGTGGCGGTTCGCGCCGACCCCCACGCACGGCGACCTCACCGGCGACCAGGTGCTCGTGGTGTTCGACGACGAGGACGACGCCAGCACCGGACGGGTCAAGGCCTTCACCGGCTGGGAGGACGCCAAGGTCGCCGACCCCGCCGACGACTTCGCCGCCCTGGTCTCAGCCGCCAGCCCGGCGAGCGTCGACTCGCTGCTCGAGGCGTACGCGCACGCCCGGGTCGAGCGACCCGACCCCCACCTGCTCGAGCGCGCCCGCCTGTCGGGCGAGATGCGGGTGCTCAGCGACCTCATGGGGGCCGTCGGCGCCGGGGACCGGCTCGTCGTGGAGCGGTGCGCCGCCGCGCTGCGCCGCCTGGAGAACCGGCTGCACGCCGAGGAGGAGTCCGCCAACGACTACCGCCGCACGGGCCTGCGTCCCGCGCACACCACGCGACCGGTGCTCGTGCCGCCCGAGCTGTCCGACGAGGACGACGACCTCGAGGACGACGTGGACACCATGTTCGGCGACCGGGCAGGCACCCGTGCCGGCAGCACCGGGGCTGAGCAGGACGGGGACGCGGCGGACCGCGAGGTCGACGACATCACCGCCGCCGCCCCTGAGGGCGACGACGACGCCGCAGCCCGCGAGCGCGACGAGGACGTCGAGACGACCGCACCCGGCCGGGCGGAGCCCGAAGCTGCCGCGCGTGAGCTCGACGAGGACGTGGAGACGATGTTCGGCGACCGCTCCACCGCCGGCGGGGCCGGCGACGCCGCTGCGGTCGAGCGCGAGCAGGACGAGGACGTGGAGACGATGTTCGGCGACCGGGGCGCGCCCGGCGACGACCCCGACGATGCCGACACGGCCGGTGCCGACCCGGACACCGAGGACCAGCAGAGCCGGGACGACGCCATGGTCGGCCAACGGCCGGAGGGGGCCGGCGGGCCCTCCGACGAGTTCGGCATCGAGGACGAGCCCGAGCCGGAGCCGGCCGGCGCCGAGGTGCCGCCGCCCAGCTCCGGGGGTGCCGAGGAGACGGCCGAGATCGACGTCAGCCCGCTGCGCCGACCGCAGCCCATCGAGGGCGACGACCCGGGACCGGACTTCGAGCCGGGCTACGACCCCCGCGCCTGA